One Chryseobacterium indoltheticum DNA segment encodes these proteins:
- the ftsY gene encoding signal recognition particle-docking protein FtsY has translation MSWFKNIFKKEEKETLDKGLEKSNQGFFEKMTKAVVGKSKVDDEVLDNLEEILIASDVGASTTIKIIERIEERVARDKYVGVNELDQILREEISGLLLENPHAGSGNIDTSKKPYVIMVVGVNGVGKTTTIGKLAHQFKSEGKKVVLGAADTFRAAAVDQLVIWSERVGVPIVKQDMGSDPASVAFDTVQSAVAQDADVVIIDTAGRLHNKINLMNELSKIKRVMQKVIPDAPHEILLVLDGSTGQNAFEQAKQFTAATEVNALAVTKLDGTAKGGVVIGISDQFQIPVKYIGVGEKMQDLQLFNGTEFVDSFFKKR, from the coding sequence ATGAGTTGGTTTAAAAATATTTTCAAAAAAGAAGAAAAAGAAACTTTAGATAAAGGTCTGGAAAAATCTAATCAGGGTTTCTTTGAAAAAATGACTAAAGCCGTAGTCGGCAAAAGCAAAGTAGATGACGAGGTTCTGGATAATCTGGAAGAGATACTTATTGCTTCAGACGTTGGCGCTTCTACGACCATTAAAATCATTGAGAGAATTGAAGAACGTGTTGCCAGAGACAAATATGTCGGCGTAAACGAATTAGACCAAATTCTACGTGAAGAAATCTCCGGGCTTCTTTTGGAAAATCCTCATGCAGGAAGCGGCAACATTGATACAAGTAAAAAACCATACGTTATTATGGTTGTCGGCGTAAACGGCGTAGGAAAAACGACCACTATCGGAAAGCTGGCTCATCAGTTTAAATCTGAAGGCAAAAAGGTAGTTTTGGGTGCTGCAGATACATTTAGAGCTGCAGCAGTAGACCAGCTTGTTATCTGGAGTGAAAGAGTGGGCGTTCCTATTGTAAAACAGGACATGGGCTCTGACCCTGCTTCTGTAGCTTTTGATACCGTGCAAAGCGCCGTTGCTCAAGATGCTGATGTGGTTATTATTGACACGGCAGGAAGGCTTCACAATAAAATTAATTTGATGAATGAGCTTTCTAAAATCAAGAGGGTGATGCAGAAAGTAATTCCTGATGCGCCTCATGAAATTTTATTGGTTCTTGACGGCTCTACAGGACAAAACGCTTTTGAACAGGCCAAGCAATTCACAGCAGCAACTGAGGTGAATGCTTTAGCAGTAACCAAATTAGACGGAACCGCAAAAGGCGGAGTTGTCATTGGTATTTCAGATCAGTTTCAGATTCCGGTAAAATATATAGGTGTTGGAGAAAAGATGCAAGACCTTCAACTTTTTAATGGTACAGAGTTTGTAGATTCGTTCTTCAAGAAGAGATAA
- the folK gene encoding 2-amino-4-hydroxy-6-hydroxymethyldihydropteridine diphosphokinase, with the protein MSQHKVVLLLGSNIGDQKNNIDTALNKLSETCTILKKSEYLTSEPVEFASSNIFCNIATIISTHLSPIQLLDYVKKIEIDMGRLTDSTVSKVYTDRIIDIDIVKYGELKFVSERLEIPHNRHLFEREFSRILLKDLFKKTNT; encoded by the coding sequence ATGTCGCAACATAAGGTGGTTTTGTTACTAGGAAGTAACATTGGTGACCAAAAAAATAATATTGACACCGCTTTAAACAAACTAAGTGAGACCTGTACAATATTAAAAAAAAGTGAATACTTAACATCAGAACCCGTAGAATTTGCCAGTTCTAATATTTTTTGTAATATTGCAACAATAATATCTACTCACCTATCACCTATACAACTGCTTGATTACGTGAAAAAAATAGAAATTGATATGGGTCGGCTTACTGATTCTACAGTTTCAAAAGTTTATACAGACAGAATTATAGATATTGATATTGTAAAGTATGGTGAATTAAAATTTGTATCAGAAAGATTAGAAATCCCTCATAACAGACATCTTTTTGAAAGGGAATTTTCCAGGATATTATTAAAGGATTTATTTAAAAAAACAAACACATAA
- a CDS encoding OmpA family protein — MKLSLAIVALALAVPTASYAQDSIAVVSTDEYPNTFSSGSANVSPFTQKSKRFNDWAVSFGAGVPLLQSGDLTSIKNGNGKNLFGYSAYVSVDKAITHAFGINLQYDRGETRQGWFNTKDPAPSNNLNEVGARTQYDAISLLGDINFSNLLRRVDNKSTYRWALHGYAGIGTIAYRAYQKDANGQRLMTEIKPFKFGSFFGQAGAGLKFKVNRRLDLEGRLMYVYTGDDEFDGGGAQYSAINQREEQVSDNFFNATIGLSLKLGKHESHLMWHDPLQEIYYKLDVLANKNQDIEVCKKGDADNDGVCDDWDRQLDTPAGARVDGAGVALDADLDGVIDLYDKCVTVPGPVENQGCPLTPTTPVGPIDETVTNMEGIEFDLNSDRILPNNTPILNNAVSYINSSSGTYTVIGATDTRASDEYNQKLSERRANSVKNYLIKNGVDSSKLNAVGRGEKDLKYPECDPATKCPEWKNRANRRVYFEAK, encoded by the coding sequence ATGAAATTAAGTTTAGCAATTGTTGCCTTAGCACTAGCTGTTCCTACAGCGAGCTATGCACAAGATTCAATAGCCGTAGTTTCTACCGACGAGTATCCAAATACATTTTCTTCTGGCTCTGCCAACGTTTCACCGTTCACTCAAAAATCTAAAAGATTTAATGATTGGGCAGTGTCATTTGGTGCAGGTGTACCTTTACTTCAATCGGGAGATTTAACTTCCATTAAAAACGGTAACGGTAAAAATCTTTTCGGTTACTCTGCTTATGTGAGTGTCGACAAAGCAATTACTCATGCTTTCGGTATTAATTTACAGTATGACAGAGGTGAAACAAGACAAGGTTGGTTCAATACAAAAGATCCTGCTCCTTCTAATAATTTAAATGAAGTAGGTGCAAGAACACAATATGATGCAATCTCTTTATTGGGAGATATTAATTTTTCAAATCTTTTAAGAAGAGTTGATAACAAGTCTACGTACAGATGGGCATTACATGGTTATGCAGGTATTGGTACAATTGCCTACAGAGCCTATCAGAAAGATGCTAACGGACAGAGATTAATGACAGAAATTAAACCTTTTAAATTTGGTTCTTTCTTCGGACAAGCAGGAGCTGGACTTAAATTTAAAGTAAACAGAAGATTAGATCTTGAAGGAAGACTAATGTATGTTTACACAGGTGATGATGAATTTGACGGTGGTGGAGCTCAATATAGCGCTATTAATCAAAGAGAAGAGCAGGTTTCTGATAACTTCTTCAACGCTACAATTGGTCTATCTTTAAAATTAGGAAAACACGAATCTCACCTAATGTGGCATGACCCATTACAAGAGATTTATTATAAATTAGATGTTTTGGCTAACAAAAACCAGGATATTGAAGTTTGTAAAAAAGGAGACGCCGATAATGACGGAGTTTGCGACGATTGGGACAGACAACTTGATACTCCTGCAGGAGCAAGAGTTGACGGTGCTGGTGTAGCTCTTGATGCAGATTTAGACGGTGTAATCGATCTTTACGACAAGTGTGTAACAGTTCCTGGCCCGGTAGAAAATCAGGGATGTCCATTGACGCCGACTACTCCGGTAGGACCAATTGACGAAACTGTGACTAACATGGAAGGAATCGAGTTTGATTTAAATTCGGACAGAATTTTACCAAATAACACACCTATCCTAAACAATGCTGTAAGCTATATCAACTCTTCAAGCGGTACCTATACCGTAATTGGAGCAACTGATACCAGAGCTTCTGACGAGTACAACCAAAAATTGTCTGAAAGAAGAGCAAACAGTGTTAAAAACTATTTGATCAAAAATGGTGTAGATTCTTCTAAATTAAACGCTGTAGGTAGAGGTGAAAAAGACCTTAAGTACCCAGAGTGTGATCCTGCTACCAAATGTCCTGAATGGAAAAACAGAGCAAACAGAAGAGTTTACTTCGAAGCTAAATAA
- a CDS encoding GlsB/YeaQ/YmgE family stress response membrane protein, with amino-acid sequence MGFITWIIFGLLAGALAKMIMPGKQGGGWLITIILGIVGAFIGGLIGVYILHWGDVDSFWNFRSWFLAIGGAIIVLWLYGMATRK; translated from the coding sequence ATGGGATTTATTACTTGGATTATCTTTGGTCTATTGGCAGGAGCACTTGCTAAAATGATTATGCCTGGAAAACAAGGCGGTGGCTGGCTTATCACGATTATTCTTGGTATCGTTGGTGCCTTCATCGGTGGCCTTATTGGAGTATATATTCTTCACTGGGGTGATGTAGATTCTTTCTGGAACTTCAGAAGCTGGTTCCTTGCCATTGGTGGTGCTATCATTGTACTTTGGCTTTACGGAATGGCTACTAGGAAATAA
- the sppA gene encoding signal peptide peptidase SppA: MKSFFKNVFANIVAIVILCFVFFFFFIIMIAISSVSGEKSVNVKKNSVLTINLKTSIIDSPTEEQQSIFNLKDKNTNILIYDAVEAIHKAKNDDNIKGISIETDNINAGTTQIDDLRNAIEDFKKSGKFVYAYGNSVSQASYYLGSVADQYYLNPSGGIELKGLATEVTFFKDFAEKYGIGIEVIRHGKFKSAVEPFLRNDISPENKEQLSTLLNDIWGNTSSKMAASRKMQSEEFKTVVDSLYGMIPDLTVKYKLADKLIQKTEYDQLIRTKLSLAEKDKLNKVSLQKYIDSFDDKDSSGEKVAVLYASGSINNGDEYSDIYSEKYIKYIKELQKDDKVKAVVLRINSPGGSANASDEILFELQQLKKTKPLVVSFGDYAASGGYYIAMGADKIYSEPNTLTGSIGVFGVLPYFKDIANKNGVRSDIVATNANSAYYSSLHGLTPYGVNLMTRSVEGTYKRFVYFVTQNRKKTFEQIDNIGGGRVWSGVRAKEIGLVDELGTLNDAVKFAAQKANLKSYNVASYPKRMTAFEQIFDDMNEDDISARVIKNKIGKANYEILEQLTDEKLKSEVKMEMPYRIKIN; encoded by the coding sequence ATGAAGAGTTTCTTTAAAAATGTATTCGCAAATATAGTGGCTATTGTCATATTATGTTTCGTGTTTTTCTTCTTTTTTATTATTATGATTGCGATCAGCTCAGTGAGTGGAGAGAAATCTGTTAATGTAAAAAAGAATTCTGTTTTAACTATTAATTTAAAGACATCTATTATTGATAGTCCTACAGAAGAACAACAAAGTATCTTTAATTTAAAAGATAAAAATACAAACATCCTGATTTATGATGCTGTAGAAGCTATTCATAAAGCAAAAAATGATGATAATATTAAAGGTATAAGTATCGAAACAGATAATATTAATGCAGGAACTACGCAGATTGATGATCTGAGAAATGCCATCGAAGATTTTAAAAAGAGCGGAAAATTTGTTTATGCATACGGGAATTCTGTTTCTCAGGCTTCTTATTATCTAGGTTCTGTTGCAGATCAGTATTATCTGAATCCGTCTGGTGGAATTGAGCTTAAAGGTCTGGCAACTGAAGTTACTTTCTTTAAAGATTTTGCCGAAAAATATGGTATCGGTATTGAAGTAATCCGTCACGGTAAGTTTAAATCTGCTGTTGAGCCTTTTTTAAGAAATGATATTTCTCCCGAAAATAAAGAGCAATTGAGTACTTTATTGAATGATATCTGGGGGAATACTTCATCAAAGATGGCAGCTTCAAGAAAAATGCAGTCTGAGGAATTCAAAACTGTTGTTGACAGCTTATATGGAATGATTCCTGATTTAACTGTAAAATATAAATTGGCAGATAAACTGATTCAGAAAACTGAATATGATCAATTGATCAGAACTAAGCTAAGTCTTGCTGAAAAGGATAAATTAAACAAAGTTTCACTTCAAAAATACATCGATTCATTTGATGATAAAGACAGCTCTGGTGAAAAAGTAGCGGTTTTGTATGCATCAGGTTCTATCAATAATGGCGATGAATACAGTGATATTTATTCTGAAAAATATATCAAATACATTAAAGAGCTTCAGAAAGATGATAAGGTAAAAGCGGTCGTTTTAAGAATTAATTCTCCGGGGGGAAGTGCAAATGCTTCTGATGAGATTTTATTTGAACTTCAACAGTTGAAAAAAACAAAACCTCTAGTAGTTTCTTTTGGTGATTACGCTGCTTCAGGCGGTTATTATATTGCAATGGGTGCCGATAAAATTTATTCTGAACCGAATACTTTAACAGGATCTATCGGAGTTTTCGGAGTATTGCCTTACTTTAAAGATATTGCCAATAAAAACGGCGTGCGTTCTGATATTGTTGCTACCAATGCCAACTCAGCGTATTATTCTTCATTGCACGGTCTTACGCCTTATGGAGTAAATTTAATGACGAGAAGCGTAGAAGGTACTTACAAAAGATTTGTATATTTTGTAACACAGAACAGAAAGAAAACTTTCGAGCAGATCGATAACATCGGAGGCGGAAGAGTTTGGAGCGGAGTTCGTGCAAAAGAAATCGGTTTGGTAGACGAATTGGGAACTTTAAATGATGCCGTGAAATTTGCTGCACAAAAAGCAAACTTGAAATCTTACAACGTTGCTTCTTATCCTAAAAGAATGACTGCTTTTGAGCAGATTTTTGATGACATGAATGAAGACGACATCTCTGCAAGAGTGATCAAAAACAAAATTGGTAAAGCAAACTATGAAATTCTGGAACAGCTTACCGATGAGAAATTAAAATCAGAGGTGAAAATGGAAATGCCTTACAGAATCAAAATCAACTAA